The Rhodopirellula halodulae genome includes the window TTCGGGAATCTGTTCGCCGAATCGTTTCAGGCGACGTTTTCGTTTGAACATGACGTAGAAGACGGGCCCGCCCACGAACGCGGCACCGACGATGGGACCAAGCAGGATTGGCACGGGTGTGACGACGCATAGCACGACACCGACAGCGAAGCATGCCCCACAGATCATGGCGAATTTGCTGACGGAGATATCCACGTCGGCTTGTTCCAGGATTTTGTGAACCGCTGGAACGCGGTCCATGATCGTTTTTAGGATCCCCGTAGCATCGTCCAAGTCATTGAGCAAGAACGAAGGGGTGTTGCTCTCGGCCTCAGCACCACGGTTGCCGTGTGCCAATTGTGTGAGACGATCTTCTGTGGCGGTCGTTTCTTCCGACGGCATCAAAACCGAGGCGCCAAAGGCGATCAGCGAGGCGACGAAGACACCCGCGGCGATGATGATGATGATCGAGGACATGGGACGTTGCTGTGGAGAAAGGTCGAGAGTTGAGTTCGATTCAAGTGGCTTGCCGAGGCGGTTGTCCTCGGCGAAACATTACGCTTCCATCATGACTCGCTCGCGGAAGGCGCTGGCGGGCAAACGCACACCGGCGGCTTCCAGTTTGTCCATGAAGCTTGGGCGAACGCCGCTGCAGACAAAGTGGCCGTGAGCCTTGCCTTCGGAGTTGATGCCCTTTTGATTGAAGCGATAAATGTCTTGCAGGATGATCGTGTCTTGTTCCATGCCGACCACTTCGGTGATTGCCGTGACGCGGCGAGGTCCACCTTGCAGTCGGTTGGCTTGGATCAAAACATCCACTGCCCCGCTGATTTGCTGACGGATGGCTTTCACCGGCAATTCAAAGCCGGACATCATGACCAGTGTTTCCAAACGGGCGATCGCGTCTCGCGGCGTGTTGGCGTGAATCGTGGTCAACGATCCATCGTGACCCGTGTTCATGGCCTGCAACATGTCCAACGTTTCACCACCACGGCATTCCCCGATGATGATTCGTTCCGGACGCATCCGCAGGGCGTTCTTGACCAGGTCCGTCGCGGTGACGGCGCCGTTGCCTTCAATATTGGGTGGTCGAGTCTCCAATCGAACAACATGGTCTTGTTGCAATTGAAGTTCTGCCGCATCCTCGATGGTGACGATTCGGTCTTCGTGGCCGATGAATGAGGACAGAGTGTTCAGCAGCGTCGTTTTACCGGAACCCGTACCGCCGGCGATGATCATGTTCAGGCGGGCTTTGATGCAGCCTTCGAGCAACATCACCATTTCGGGCGTGAAGGCTCGGTAGTTCAGCAAGTCTTCCAGTCGCAACGGGTTGCTGCCGAAACGACGAATTGAAACGGCGGCACCATCCAAGGCCAGTGGTGGAATGATGGCGTTGACCCGCGAGCCGTCTTCCAAGCGAGCGTCGACCATCGGACAGGTTTCGTCGACTCGACGGCCGACCTTACTGACGATTCGGTCAATGATCTGCAGCAAGTGTTTCCCGTCGCGGAACTCCACGTCGGTCTTCTGCATTTGGCCGCCTTTTTCGACGTAAATGTTCTTGGGGCCGTTGATCAGAATATCGCTGACCTTGGGATCTTTGAGGATCAACTCCAAGGGGCCAAGGCCGAACGTTTCGTCCAGGACTTCATCGACGATGCGTTCGCGTTCCTGACGGTTCAGCAGCGTGTCTTCTGCATCGCAAAGGTGTTCGACCACCATGCGAATTTCGCGTTTCAGCGTGTCGCCTTGCAAGTCGCCGACACGCGACAGGTCCAGTTTGTCGACCAATTTGCCGTGGATGCGGCGTTTGATTTGTTCGAATTGTTCCTGACGATTCGCTTCGGAGCGTTGGGGAGGCGCAGCTTGTCGCATGTTTCTTAGATCCTTGACGGTGTGTCGGACGCTCGCACAGAGCGCCTAAAATGACTCACCGAACCCTACGACGTGAAAAGTGCGCATGCTGCCAAAACGCAACGTTTGCCCGTAAAAAGAATCGCTCTGGAGAGCGTTTAACGATTGTGACGAGGCTGCGTGTTGGAAAAGATAAACCGCTGCGAGTTGAAGCCGGACATGCACACTCGACATTCGCGAAAATCGACGGGCTCGCACCAATCGAGCAAGTTCGCTCGCCGATGTTGGGTGGTTTCGAATTGGGTGAGCGCCGTGTTTGAATAGAGGCGAGTGGTTCGCAGAGTTCCGGATTCGTAGGTTGGCGTAAAGTTTGAAAACGATGGTTGCTGAAGAAACGCCGGGGGCGTCCGTGGATCAGAGTGAGCTGCGGAGGACGCTAAATCGGCTGCGGGAAGAGTTGTTGTCGCAGCGGACAGCCGATGGGCATTGGACCGGAGAGTTGTCAGCGTCCGCACTCTCGACAGCGACGGCGATCAGCGCGATGAGTGTCGCTGTGCGGGCCGGCGAATTGTCGATCGACGAGGAAGAGACACTGCGGAAACAGATCCAGTCGGGGCGTGCTTGGCTGGCGGGGCAGCAAAACGACGACGGTGGTTTTGGGGACACCGACCGCAGTCACAGCAACATCGCGACAAGTTACTTGGTGCTGGCAGCTTGGGAGTTGTCGGATCAGGTGATGGGAGAAGTGACCGACCCCGATGCGGTCTCGCGATTGAAAGCTTGGATTGAAAACGCGGGCGAGTTGGACGGGCTACGCAAACGCTATGGCAAAGACAAAACCTTCGTTGTTCCGATTCTGACCAACATGGCGATCGCCGGATTGGTGCCATGGAAGAGTGTTTCCGCTTTGCCGTTTGAGGCCGCCGTTGTGCCTCAGTCGCTGTATCGCTTCCTTGGTTTGCCAGTGGTCAGTTATGCCGTGCCGGCCTTGGTCGCGATTGGGCAAGTCAAGTTTCTAAGAGGTGGTGGCTGCTTGCCGCCTTGGTCGTGGGTGCGAAGATCCGCGATTGAATCTTCGATGAGGGTGTTGCTTTCCATGCAACCACAAAGCGGTGGGTATTTGGAAGCAACGCCACTGACCGCGTTTGTGGTGATGTCTTTGTCGGCCAGTGGACGAGCCAACCACGAAGTGACTCGTAACGGGTTGCGGTTTTTGAAAAATTCCATGTTGCCGGATGGAAGTTGGCCGATCGACACGAATCTTGCGAACTGGGTAACGTCGCTGGCAACGACGGCGCTCGCGATGGATCCTGACGACGATCGATCGTGGTCCACGCCCGAGTTGATCGATTGGCAACGCGGATGCCAGTATCAAGAGCGTCATCCGTTCACCGGAGCGGATCCCGGTGGATGGGGGTGGACGGATTTAACGGGATCGGTGCCCGACGCGGATGACACGCCTGGTGCGATCGTTTCCTTGAGAATGCAGGCGACATTCCGGTCGGATCCTTTGTCTGATGACTTTGCAAGAGAATGGCCAACGGAGTCCGGCGAAGGTTCGGTTTCGCAAACCGCGATGGAGACTTGGCAGTCGTGTGATCGCGGAGTGGATTGGTTGTTGGGATTGCAAAACCGAGACGGCGGATGGCCGACGTTTTGTCGCGGATGGGGGAAGCTGCCCTTTGATCGCAGCAGCAATGACTTGACGGCTCACGCGTTGCGAGCCATCGCCTGTTTGCCGAAGCGAAACTCGCTCGGGAGAGAACGTGCGACGCAACGAGGGTTGGCGTTCCTTCGCAAGAGCCAGTTGCCCGATGGGTCGTGGTTGCCGCTGTGGTTTGGCAATCAAGATCGACCCGATGAAGACAATCCGATCTATGGAACGTCGCGAGTTTTGATCGATGTCGATTCCAATTTGGGGCACGACGCCATTTCTCGCGGGCTGGCGTATTTGATACAAAGTCAAAACGGCGACGGGGGGTGGGGCGGTGGTGAATCGGTCCGCGAAACTTTTGGGTTGCCGCAGGGTTGCATCAGCAGCGTGGAGGAAACGGCTCTCGCGTTGGAAACGTTGGCATGTTGGTGGGCGAGAATTCACGATTCCTTGCCCGGCGAAAATGCAGCGAGTCCGGGCGGGGCGGATTCCTCAAGCGACATTTTGGACGGAAGCCCGTGGGATGCGTCGATGCGTTCATCGTTGCGAGCGGCTATACTTGCGGGCACCCGCTGGCTGATCGACGCCGTGCAATGCGAGCGTCACCGGGTGGCTTGGCCGATCGGGTTTTATTTTGCCAAATTGTGGTATTACGAACGGCTTTATCCGTTGGTCTACACGACTGCGGCATTGGGCCGGGTCATGCAACGCGACGAACTCCTTAGGTGATTGGCTTGTCGACCGGATCCCCCTCCTATCCCGCCTCCGTCCAACCGACCAACGATCTCGCTGATGATGCGACGTCTGCGGTTCGCACGTCTGGACGCCGCCGCAAAACCAGTCACCTAAAAGAGGTGCCGGAAACGCTGGCCATGCGGGAAAGCTTGCGGGACCGCTGTGCCGAAGTCGCTGCCAAGTTGGACC containing:
- a CDS encoding prenyltransferase/squalene oxidase repeat-containing protein; the encoded protein is MVAEETPGASVDQSELRRTLNRLREELLSQRTADGHWTGELSASALSTATAISAMSVAVRAGELSIDEEETLRKQIQSGRAWLAGQQNDDGGFGDTDRSHSNIATSYLVLAAWELSDQVMGEVTDPDAVSRLKAWIENAGELDGLRKRYGKDKTFVVPILTNMAIAGLVPWKSVSALPFEAAVVPQSLYRFLGLPVVSYAVPALVAIGQVKFLRGGGCLPPWSWVRRSAIESSMRVLLSMQPQSGGYLEATPLTAFVVMSLSASGRANHEVTRNGLRFLKNSMLPDGSWPIDTNLANWVTSLATTALAMDPDDDRSWSTPELIDWQRGCQYQERHPFTGADPGGWGWTDLTGSVPDADDTPGAIVSLRMQATFRSDPLSDDFAREWPTESGEGSVSQTAMETWQSCDRGVDWLLGLQNRDGGWPTFCRGWGKLPFDRSSNDLTAHALRAIACLPKRNSLGRERATQRGLAFLRKSQLPDGSWLPLWFGNQDRPDEDNPIYGTSRVLIDVDSNLGHDAISRGLAYLIQSQNGDGGWGGGESVRETFGLPQGCISSVEETALALETLACWWARIHDSLPGENAASPGGADSSSDILDGSPWDASMRSSLRAAILAGTRWLIDAVQCERHRVAWPIGFYFAKLWYYERLYPLVYTTAALGRVMQRDELLR
- a CDS encoding CpaF family protein — translated: MRQAAPPQRSEANRQEQFEQIKRRIHGKLVDKLDLSRVGDLQGDTLKREIRMVVEHLCDAEDTLLNRQERERIVDEVLDETFGLGPLELILKDPKVSDILINGPKNIYVEKGGQMQKTDVEFRDGKHLLQIIDRIVSKVGRRVDETCPMVDARLEDGSRVNAIIPPLALDGAAVSIRRFGSNPLRLEDLLNYRAFTPEMVMLLEGCIKARLNMIIAGGTGSGKTTLLNTLSSFIGHEDRIVTIEDAAELQLQQDHVVRLETRPPNIEGNGAVTATDLVKNALRMRPERIIIGECRGGETLDMLQAMNTGHDGSLTTIHANTPRDAIARLETLVMMSGFELPVKAIRQQISGAVDVLIQANRLQGGPRRVTAITEVVGMEQDTIILQDIYRFNQKGINSEGKAHGHFVCSGVRPSFMDKLEAAGVRLPASAFRERVMMEA